The genome window TCAACGCGGTGCCCGTGATGGCCCACGGCGGCGTGTACTTGCCAACCCGCAGGTGGTACTGCTCGCCAGCGGCGACCTGCTTTTCAAACAAGCGAAACAGGCCGCCGCTGCCGTGCCGCATGTCGCCGCGGTAGAGCCAACCTTGCGCTTCCAGCTCGTCGCGCGTGGTTTGTTCCTCCAACCAGCCGCCTCCCGAGTTGCCTTGATAGTCGTAGTTCGCCGCGATCCACATCTTGCCCGACTGGGTGACGGTCCAATCCGCCATGCCGTTCGCGGGGCTATCGGCCGGAAACGAAATAAGCGGCAAGCTATGCACGCTCGAACCACGGATGAAGTCGGGTATGTATCGCCACTGCTGCACACTATCGGTCTCCACCAGCGGCAGCGTTCCACGATTCAAAACCTGCACGGCGGCGTACGGTTCGCCCGCGGCCAGTGCCGGCAGTAGGCCGCCAACCGTCATCGCCAAGAAACAATGACGCAACATGGGTGATATCCCGTCTCGGAAAAGTAGGAGAGTGCAGACCAGAGTGTGCGCGCCTGCGTCCTATGACGCGGCGCCGCGCACTACGAAGAATGGAAGCTAGAGATCGCGCGAGGCAAAGCTCAGCGCAAAGTGGTCTGCATTAGCGACGAACGCTCTCGAAATGGTCCAGAAATCAGTAAACTCAAAGCTATTCGACCGGTCGCTTGCCCACAAACCCCGCTCGCGGGTGGACCGATTCGGCTATAGTCACACTTCAATATCCCACTCACTCACGGGAGACGCCAAGTGAAATTGGCTGGCAAGACGGCGCTGGTCACTGGCGCCGGCCGCGGCATCGGCGAGGCAATCGCCAAGGCGCTCGCGGCCTCGGGCGCCGCGGTGGCGGTGAACGACTTTCGCGGCGATGCCGCGGAAGCGGTGGCTGCGGCTATTCGCGACTCAGGCGGCCGCGCTTTCCCCTGCGCGGGCGATGTCGCCGACCCCGCGCGAATGGAGGCCATCGTCGCCGATACAGTGGCCGAATTTGGCCGCCTCGATATCGCCGTCTCCAATGCCGCCTACAGCGATCGCGAGGCGTTCTACCAAGCCGACATGCAGGGCTTTCACCGCACCATCGATGTCACCATGTGGGGCGCCTTTCATCTGCTACGGGCCGCCACCCGTCAAATGCTGGCGCAACCGCAGGCGGATAATGCCCGCGAGCGCGGCTGCCTGCTGGTCATCGGCTCGCCCCATGCCATTTGCCCGGTTCCCAACGCCATGGCCTACAACATGGCCAAGGCGGCCATCGATCAAATGGCGCGCACCGCCGCCATTGAACTGGTCGACCACCGCATTCGCGTCAACATTGTGCATCCGGGCTGGACCGACACGCCGGGCGAGCGAAAATTCGCTAGTGACGCCGAACTGGCGCAAGTCGCCCGCTCAATGCCTTGGGGCCGCATGGCGCGCCCCGACGAGATCGCCCGAGCCGTGTTGTTTCTCGCCGATCCCGACAGCGAATACATCACCGGCAGCACCCTGGTGGTCGATGGGGGCCTCGGATTGCCGTGGTGGGAGTCGCGCCGGTAGGCTGACGCCGTCCAAGCCCCCTTTGCGCGGACTATAGTGTAAGAACGCGCGGCATCCCGGGCGGACAGAGACAAGATTCCCAGGTTTGGCGAGGCAATATGGCCAGGTCGGTGACCGTAGTGCGGTATAAGTTGCGCTGCCAATGCGGCCGCGATGTGCTGGTCGATCGTTCGCAGGCCGGCATCCTGGTGACCTGCGAATGTGGACAGTCGTTGGAGACCCCTACGATCCGCGGGCTCGCCCAGCTAGAACCCGTGACGCAGGCGCCATCCAAAGACGCCAGCGCCTGGAGCGGCCGGCACGGTCTGATGTTGGTGGGTCTGGCGCTGGCCGCGATCGGACTGGGCTGGGGCGCGTATCGTCAATTCTATCCGCCCCCTTATCCCTTCTCGGAGCGGATTGTGTCGCAAGACATCGCCGATGGCGAAATGCTGCTCGATCGCGCTCCGCTCGCCGAAACCTGGAAGCTGTGGGAGACTTTCCGCGAAGGCATCGACCGCAATGAAATGCCGCAACTCGCCATCTATCAAGCGCTGGTTGCGGAAAATCGCCGCTGGATGTGGGTCATGTACGCGCTGGGCGGCGCCGGCCTATTGCTCGCCGCCGCCGCGCTCTTGCTCAACGAGTGACCTGCTCCGAGTGCGCGGCCGCCCAGTTGCGAATTGCCGAGTCCGCTACGCGCTCCAGCGGCGAATAGCGCGGATGCCGTGACTCCTTGTACGGATCGTTCGTGCGCGTGTTGTAGCACGCAATCAGCGACCAGCGCGGGTTGGGTGAGCGGTTCTGGTCGGAGCGATGCAGCAAGTTGGAATGAAAGAACAGCGTGTCGCCCGGATCCATTTCCATGTAGACCAGCGGAAATCGCGCTAGCGCCGCTTCCACCCGTTCCAGATCGGCCCCCTTCTGTTCTCCCGTCTGCGCATGGTCGATGCGGCCTAGTCGCTGCGTGCCCGGCAACACCTGCAAGCAGCCATTCTCGCGCGTCGAGCGGTCGACGGCGATCAGCGCGCTGGCTAGGTCGGGCGACAGACAGCCGTTGTGATACCAATAGCCATAGTCCTGATGCCACTCCCAGGCGCCCCCCACGCGTGGCTCCTTGAGCATCATCTTGGTGTGCCAGTGATACACCTCATCTCCCAACAGTTGCTCCATCCGGTCGACGATACGCCCGCTGCGCGAAAACAGGCTATAGAGGCCATCGTCCGCCTCGTTCCAAAGCGCCAGTCGCGTCCGCGCGCCTTGCGAATCGAGCCGGTCATAGGCGCTAGCCGCCAGCGCCGGATCGCGCCGGGCGAAGTTCAGCAGCGCTTGCATTTCGTCGGCGTCGAACAACGCGCGTTCGAGCCAATAGCCCTCGCGCCGGAACTGCTCCAAGGCCGCCGGAGACAACGGAGTTCGCGTCATGGTTTTGTCACGTCTTGATGTGAATGGATTTGCGCTGCGCCGATTATCTCGCGCGACACCGCTTTCTCGCTAGATGTGCGGCGCGGCGCCAAAATCGCGCGCGATATCGCGCGCAGGCGCCAAGGGGTTTCGACGCGGCTTGTCCGACTAAACCAGTTCGCTGCGCGTCGAACTCTTCGTGCGGCCGAGAAAATATGGCGCCAGCGCCCGCCCCGCTGCTAGCGTCGTGCGCGGGTATTTGAGAAACCGCAATGCGTGCCGCGCGACATACGGCAGACGAAGATACGATTTACGGAAGAACTCCGCTTCCCACTTTGCCAATTCGGCGCGGCGCCCCGGGCTTTTCCACTCGTTGCGATACGGAAACAGCGAGAAGTCAACCTGGTCGCGATATTGCTCAAATAGCGACGTGCCCGGATACGGCACGGTCTGCCCCACTGTGGTGTAGTCCAATTCCAGCGACCGCAGCAGTTTTCCAGTCTGCTGAAAATCTTCGTGTGTTTCCTCGGGATGCCCGACCATGAAGAACGCGCCGACTTCGATATGGCGCTTGCGGAGCATATTCACAATCTCGCGAATCCGCTCTACGCCGTAGTCCTTGCCGTAGAGTTGCAGAATGCGCTGCGAGCCGCTCTCAATGCCCAGATACACCCGCCGGCATCCCGCGTCGCGCAGCGCTTTGGCCCGCTCGTCGTCGAGCGTGTCGACTCGCGACAGGCAACTCCACACCAAGGGCGGCAGCTCCTTTTGTATCTTTTCGCAAATCTCCAACGTGCGCTGTGGAATCGCCGTAAAGGTGTCGTCGATGAACCGGAACGAGCGAATCTTGTAGCGGTCGACCAGTTGCCGCAACTCGGCCACGATATTGTCGGGCGAGCGCATGCCCAATTTCTGCCCATAGCTGCGCACGCAAAAATTGCACGTGTAAGGGCAGCCCCGCGCCGTTTGCAGCATGACGAACGGTTGCGGCAGCAGAAACTCGCTGTAGGCGCTGACGTCGACCAGCGAATAATCGGGATGCGGCAGTTCGTCGATATGCCGGTCGCGCGCCCGATCGGGCGTCGAAACTACCATGCCGTCGTCGCGGCGATACGTTAGTCCTTCGATCCGATCGATCGGCCCGTTTTGTTTCAGCGCCTCGGTCAGCTCAAAGAAGGCGTGCTCGGGTTCGCCGCGAAACACGTAATCGAGGTTCGCGATCGCCATCACCTCGTTGGGAAAGGTGGTGGCGTAATGGCCAAACGCGGCGAACTTGGCCTGTGGCAGCTCCGCGCGCAGCCAAGCGAAGGTCCGCATGTCGGGTTCGAAGATCTCAAAACTGGTGATCGTGATCACCAGGTCTGGCCGAAACCGCTTGAGCTGCTCTAAAGTCTGATCGCGATCAAGTCGCGCGGCGATCGCGTCGATCAGCACGACGTCGTCGTGTCCCCACTCCCGCGCCACCGCCGCCACGTACATTAGTTCCAGCGGCGGAAAGAGAAACACCGGCGAGTTGTAAGAACACATGTACCGGCGCACGACCGGCACTTCGTGCGGCAGATTGACCAGGGCAATTCGCATGGTGTCGACTTTGAGAAGCAGCCAGATCGCGCTCGGCGCGGGCGCGAAGCAATAGACCCCCCCAACGGATGTGCGGAACTCAGTCTAGTGAGCCCCGCGGCGCGCGGCAAGCAAAACCCCATAATCGCCGCTAAAAACGCCAGCCCAACCCCACATTATTGAAGAATCGCGACGATTGCCCATTGATGCCAAATCCGAACCGCGTGCCGATTTCCAGATTCTCCGTCAGCAACAAATGGAAACCGCTGCTGACGAAATGCCGGCTTGAGTCCTCCGCCTTGTCCTCCGTGCAGAGGCCAAAGTACTCGAAGTGGATGTTCCAGCGCTCCCCGATCGGAATCTTCACCACGCTCGACGGCGCCCACGTGCTGAACCGATCATCGTGCTCGCTCCCCGTCCCCATGCGCATCGCGCTGTCCCACTTCCATCCGTTTGGCAGCGTCCAACCAAACACGTAGCCCAGCGTCAGATCGGTGTCGTTCGCTGGGCCATAGGTCGGTGTGAAGCCTTCGATCAACACCGCGCTCTCCGGGATCCAGTCCGCTTGGCGCGTTGTCTGCGCCTTCAAGCCGAATTCAACGTCCGACTCGGCCCCGGTTCCCAGGTCCTCGTCGCCAAATTCCACGTCGGAGAAGGCCCCCCCGGCGCCCCCCACCTCCCAGTTCCAGCCCAAGCGCAGTTCCAGCCAGGGGAGCACGCCCACACGCGCCACCAACTCGGGCAAGCTGTGCGTCTCCACCGTGTGGCGGTTGTCGGCGAACGTGTACGACGATTCGACGATGGTCCGCCCCGGATCGACCACGGTCGTGGCCGGGGTGAATGAATCGCGGTCGGTTTCAATCTCCGACTCGAGCCAGGGCGCGGCGCCGCGACCATCCTGCGCGCACGCAGGTCTGGCGATCGCGCAATCTGCAACGATTAGCAAGACCAGGCAATGGAAGTATCGTGACACTGCCGTCAAAGTGCGCCTCTCCCGCCTATCTTGCAGCGAGGTCGTCTCCAACCACTTAGTTTGCAAAGCTACACTCGCGCGAATATCACGCGCATCGACCAGCCAATGCGTAGGCCATGACACATTGCTTGTGCGATCGCCCCCCCATTTATTTGCAATCGCTGGTCGATTGGAAAATCCAAGGCTGCTACGGCGCGCACTCTCGATAGCCAAGCCCTTCATATAGCGCGAGCGCCCCTTGCCATTGGCGGTGCGTCTCCAGCCAGATCTGGCGTGCCCCTTGGTCCCAGCAGCGCTGCTCCAACAGCGCCATCAATAGCCGGCCAATACCGCGCCGTCTTGCGCGAGGATCGACCATCAGCCAATGGACGGCCGGTCGTCCGGCGCCGCGCTCCGCCAACGTGACCGCCCCAGCTAATTGTGGCGCCTCTCCTGAGTTGATCCACTCCGCCAGCCACATCCGATCTGGCGACCACCACGGTCGCTGCAATAGCTCGCGGCAAAAGTCGTCGCGCTGCCAGGCCCGCACCGCCACGCGCTGGCGCGCAAAGGCCCGCTGGCGCAGCGCGAGCCAGGCGTCGATATCAGTCTCGCCGGCGTAATGACGCACGCGCGCGGCGGCCAGCGGCCTAACTTCCGGCCGCTCGACGAGCACCTTGGTCATCTGCACCACCGACGTCATAAATGACTGCGACAAAAAGTGTAATGAAAGTTGGTTGCGGCGTACCGGAATGTTCGTCCTCAAGCGGTTAACTGATTCTGTCCGCCGCGAGCCGGTGGCGATACCGCAAAAGATTGGCCACGTGTCCGCATTGCGGTTATTCTCAACCGCGTGGCGATCGCCTCAGGCCGCGCAGCAAGCCATGATTGTGGCCTGCGCGAGAAAGGAACCGGCCGACCAGCGGAGTGCTAATGCTGACGCGGCTCGAAAGTAATTTCGCAGGCTCAAGCTCAGTGCCACGATGAATAAGCCCATGGGAGAAACAACCAGTCATGAGTAACCCTATCAGCCGTCGCGCTTTCACCGCCAGCGCCGCCGCGCTTGGCGCCTTGGCCACTACTGCCCGCGCCGCCGACAGCGATCGCAAGATACGGATGGGCTTTGTCGGCCTTGGCAACCGGGGAGATCAGGTCTTAAGCGCGTTTCTGCCGCAGCCCGATGCCGAGATAGTCGCGCTGTGCGACGTGTACGAACCCTATGCGCTCGCGGCCCAAAGCAAGGCCGGCGGCAAGCCGCGCATCTATCGCGACTATCGCGAGTTGCTCGCGCAATCCGATGTCGATGCCGTGGTGATCGCCACCCCCGATCATTGGCACGCCTTGCAATTCATCGACGCCTGCCGCGCCGGCAAGGATGTTTACGTCGAGAAGCCCCTCAGCCTCACCATCGCCGAAGGCCAGCGCATGGTCGAGGTCGCCGAAGAAACGAAGCGCGTCACGCTGATGGGCACCCAGCGCCGCTCCTCACCCTTAATTCAAGAGATGGTCCGACTGATCCAGGATGGCGCCATCGGCAAGGTCAGCGTCGCCAAGTGTTACCACCTGGTGAACGAATCGCCGATGGGCATCGGCAAACCCGCCGACGGCGATCCGCCCCCCGGCCTCGACTGGGATTTTTGGCTCGGACCCGCTCCGCAAGTCGCCTTCAACACCAATCGCTGCCTCTACAAGTTCCGCTGGTTCTGGAACTACTCCGGCGGACAGCTCACCAATATGGGCACTCACTACCTCGACCTGATTCAATGGGCGCTGGGGCAAGACGCGCCCACCAGCGTCGTGGCTAGCGGCGGCAACTATGTGGTGCAAGACAATCGCGAAATTCCCGACACCATGGAAGTGGTCTGGGAGTATCCGGGCGGGACGCTGGTCACCTTCTCGCAGTACAACGGCAACGCCGCCGCCAGCAATCCGCGCGATTGCGATCTCGAATTTCGCGGCAGCGAAGGCACATTGTACTACCGCCAGAACTCCATCGAGATCGTCCCCGAGCGCGTGCGCACCCAGGAGTTGGCGGCGCAAAGCCCTATCGCCCGCGAGGCAAATCGCAAACAAGGCGAGTCGCGGCAATTGGCGCGGAAGGAGTTCCGCCAGCAAGGCGCCATTGGCGATGAACTGCACGCCCGCAATTTCCTCGATTGCGTCAAGTCGCGGCAGCCGACCAATTGCCCGGTGGCGGTTGGGCATCGCTCCACCAGCGTCACGCTCTTGGGCAATATCGCCTATAAGACGGGGCGCAAAATTCGCTGGGACGCTGCGCGTCAAGAGTGCCTCGACGACGCCGCGGCCAACGCGCTATTGACCTACGAATACCGCGCCCCGTGGCGACTTTCGTAGTTTCAATCGCCTTAGCTTGTCGATTGCCGCCAACTCGATCGGTGGTTCACTGGCCAGTCAGCACGGCTGCTAGGATGGCGATATGAACGTCGATCCTTGTGTCGACAATGCGCAGCAACAGCCGGCGGCGGCGTTTTCCCCTCCGCGGGTCGAGGTCGCCGGCGCGCAGTTGTGGCTCTTTGTCGAGTTGGAGCCGTTGCTGGCCGCCATGCTCGCCGACATACGCTCCGCCCAGCATCGTATCTGGCTCGAGTCCTATATCTTCTCCGACGACTCGGCGGGCCGTGCAGTGGCCAACGCCCTCATCGAACGCTCTCAGGCCAGCGTCGATGTGCGAGTCATCTACGACGCAATTGGCAGCCAGGCGACTTCGGCTGCCTTCTTTGGGGAACTGGCCGCGGCGGGGGTTAAGGTGCATGTGCATCAAACAATCTGGGACAGTCTCTTTCGTCAAAGATCGTGGCGGCTACTCAATCGCCGCAATCATCGCAAACTGCTGATTGTCGACGAACACGCGGCCTACTTTGGCGGAATGAACCTGATCGACCCGGTCGAGGCGCTGCAAGCAGGCGGCGCGGCGAACTTGCCCACCTCGGCTGGCTGGCGCGACGTGCATGTGCGGCTAGTCGGTCCGCAAGCGCATGACGTAGCCGAAAGCTTTCACCGCTCTTGGCGTCGCGAGGAGCATCAACTGAATCGCATCCCGTCGCGCGCCTATCGCCGTGGCGTCCTCTCGCCCGAAGCCGAGAGCATTCGCTTCTTCGATAGCGGACCCGGTTTCAAGCAAAGTCGCGCCGCCCGCGTCTATTCGCGCGCGATGCGCGTCGCACGGCGCGAAATCCTCTTGTCGATGGCCTACTTCATCCCCGCTGGCCGGGTGCTGCGGGCGCTGTTAGCCGCGCGGCGCCGTCGCGTGCGCATCCGCGTGGTGGTGCCGCACGACAACGACGTGAAGCTGGTGCAATACGCCTTGCGACATCTCTACTCCAAATTGCTCAAGCGTGGCATCGAAATCTACGAACGCGTCAATTGCATGTTGCACAGCAAGGCGATGGTGGTCGACGATCAGTGGAGCATCGTCGGCTCTTGCAACCTCGATCCCCGTAGCCTGGAAATCAACTACGAGTTTCTGGCGGTGATTCGCTCCCCGGCCTTCGCCGCCGAACTCAAAAAGATCTGCGAAAATGAGATCTTGCATAGCCAGCGCGTCACGCTGGACGACGTGGCTCGCCGCACCCGCTGGCAGCGCTGGATCGATCGACTAGCCTACGCGCTCCGCGCTTGGCTCTAATGGCGCCCCAGCCATGACGCGGCCAGTCACATCTTCTCGACGACCTCAATGCCCAACAGCGCCAAACCCTGCTGGATGACGCGCGCCGTCAAATCGCACAACATCAGCCGGCTGGTGCGCAGCGCGTCGCTTTCGGCGCGCAACACCGGGCACTGCTCAAAGAACGTCGAGTACTTGTTCGCTAGCTCAAACAAGTACGACGTAAGTTGATTGGGGCGATAATCGGCCACGACCGCCGCCAGCGCCTCGGGAAACCGCAAGATCTCCAATCCCAGCGCCCGCTCTGCCTCACTGGTCAGCAAGATGGTCCCTGGCGACCGTCGCAGCGCCTCGATGTCGATGTTCCCCTTGGCGAAGATGCTCCGCACCCGCGCGTACGCGTATTGCATATACGTCGCCGTGTTGCCGTTCATGGCCAGCATCTTGTCGTAGCTGAAGACGTAATCGCTCGTGCGGTTCTGCGACAGATCGGCGTATTTGAGCGCGCCAATGCCCACCCGCTCGGCCACCTGGCGCCGCTCCGGTTCGCTTAGTTCGGCGCCGACCGGCTTACCCTCGTCGTTGGCACGCACAATCTCATACGCGCGGCTCACGGCCTCGTCGAGCAGCCCTTCCAGCCCCACCGTGTCGCCGGCGCGCGTCTTGAATGGCCGCCCGTCGTCTCCCAGCACCGTGCCAAAACTCACATGCACTAGTTCAATTGCGTCGTAACCCCAGCGCCGCGCGGTGGCAAAGAGTTGCTCAAAGTGCAAACCTTGCCGGTGGTCCACCACGTACAACGCGCCCCGTGGCCGCCAGCGCTGCATCCGGTATTGGATCGTCGCCAGATCGGTCGTGGCGTACAAGTACGCGCCATCCTGCTTCTGGATCAAGAACGGTGTTTCATAGCCCTCGTTGAAGACGCACATCGCGCCGGCGCTGGGCGCCGCGATGCCGCGCCCCTTCAAGTCGTCGACCACCCCTTGCAGGCGGTCGTGATAAAAGCTCTCCCCCAGCGACTCGTCGAAGGTCACACCCAACCGCCGGTAGATGCGATGGATATCTTCCTCGCAGGCGGGCAGAAATTCCTCCCACAACTGCCGATTCTCCGCGTCGCCAGCGTGCAGCTTGGCTGTTTCCGCCAGCACCGCTTCGCCGATCTGGGGATGCTCTTTCGCCAATCGGTCGAGCACGATGTCGGCCTCCACCGCCGTCACCTTGCTCTGCGCGGCGTCCAGCGCCTCGCGCGCTTCGACCACCCGCGTCTCCAGCCGCCGCTTTTCCTTGGCCGCTTTCTTGGCGTCGGGCTCCGCCAGTTGCGTCAAGGCAACCTCGGCCGCGCGCAGCTTGGCTTCCAGTTCGGGCAATGCCCCCCGCGCGTCGTAGAACTCGACCAGCCGATTCACCAGCCGGTACAGCCGCGCCAACTCGGCGACGGGGTGTTCGCGATAGGCCGCCTCGTCCCGAAAATTCTTGTAGCCGTACAAGATCATGCCGAACTGCGTCCCCCAGTCGCCAATGTGATTGTCGCCAATCGCCTGGTGTCCCAGAAACCGCAGCGTTCGCGCCAGCGCGTCGCCAATCACCGTCGAGCGGATATGCCCCACGTGCATCGGCTTGGCCACATTCGGCGCCGAGTAATCGACGATGTACACCCCTGGATCGCTCGCCTGCGGCACCCCCAAACGCGGATCGACAAAGGCGCTCGCCAGCGCGCTCGAAAGAAACGTGTCGGACAGTCGCACATTAATGAAGCCCGGCCCGGCGATCTCAGGCGGACCCGCGCAAAGGTCGTCGAGCTTGACCTGCTCCGCAATCTGCTGGGCAATCTCACGCGGCGGCCGACCAAGTTGCTTGCCCAACGGCATCGCGAAGTTCGCCTGATAGTCGCCAAACTTCGCGTCCTGACTCGGCCGGATCAAATCCAGCAGCGCGCCCACATCGGTCGCCATCGGCGCCAGCGCCGGCTCGAACCGCAGGCGAATCTCTTCCAATAAATTCATGCGACTTTTCGCTTCCCAGGTATCAATATCGCCGCGCAGATTACACCTGCGCCGCGCCCGGTCGCAAGGGGATAAGACAAGAAGCGAGAACAAGCCCATCGTGGGCCGGCGGCGACCGTCGCCGCGGCCATCACTTCGCTTCCACAATGTGGCCCCGAACTTAAACGGCCTTCAGCGCGGGCGGATTGCCTTCCACAGGCACGCGCTTCGCGCCCGACCATAAGAGATCGAGGCTGTAATAATCGCGCGCTTCGTCGTCGAACAAATGCACGACCACATCGCCGTAGTCCATCAAGATCCAGCGGCTGCCTTCATAGCCCTCGATCCCGATGCGGCGCTGTCGATACTCGCGGGCCAACACCCGATCGATCTCGTCCCCAATCGCGTGCAGTTGCCGGCGGCTACTGCCCGTCGCGATGACGAAATAATCGAAAATCGGGGTCAGCTCGCGGACGTCCAGCACCAAGATGTCGCGGCCGCGATTGTCTTCTGCGGTGCGTGCGGCCGCCTGGGCGAGCTCAAGACTAGAGTAAGAGGAAGTGGCAACAGGAGACGCCGTGCTGGTCAGAGTTCGGTTAATGGTTTTACCCTCCAGGGGCCATCCTTTCGATGTGAAAGTTGCGCCACTTAGTTCCGCAACAATTGTACCCACACGAGCATTCTGGGGAAGAAAGCCATCGCGGCTTTATTCCCAATCGTCGCTTGCCAGTCTCCTGCTAGACGCCACAACCGGCAGCAAAGTTCGTGAATTTTTTCGCACTCGCAATGGTTTCTAAAGGGGCCGTTCCGATTACGCCGCGACGTTGGCCCCCGTTCGCCCCATCCACGACCGCGTCTCCCCCGCTATAATGCCCGCCGGAATGATCTGATTGCTCAGCATCGAGGTGCGAAGATATGTCCGATTGGGTCGAAGTGGGAGCCAAGGCGCCCGATTTCACGCTGGCCGCCGATGACGGCGCAAAGGTCAAGTTGTCCAGCCTCAAAGGCGCTCCGGTGGTGCTCTACTTTTACCCCAAGGACGACACGCCCGGCTGCACCCGCCAGGCCTGCGCCTTTCGCGACGCCGAAAAGAAGCTGCAAAAGCTCGGCGCCACGGTGCTCGGAGTCAGCGCCGATTCGCTCGCCAGTCACGAGAAGTTTCGCGACAAATACAGCCTCAACTTCCCTCTCCTCTCCGATCCCGATCACAAGGTGGCCGAAAAGTACGGCGCCTGGCGCGAAAAGAACATGTACGGCAAAAAGTCGATGGGCATTCAGCGCTCCACCTTTCTGATCGACGCCACCGGCAAAGTAGCCAAGGTCTGGCAGCGAGTGAAGGTCGACGGCCACGACGAGCAGGTGCTCGCCGCGCTCAAAGCGCTGGCGTCCGCCGAGTAGCGCTGGCGCCCGCGATCGGCTACTTCGCATCGAGCGGCTCGCCCGTGTACAAAAAGTACAGCTCGCGAAACTTGCGCACCATGCGGTGGTGACGATAGCGAACCTTCTCGGGCGTCGACCCGAGCTTGGCGGCCGTTTCCGCGACCGACAGTTCCTTGATCGACCGCAGATAAAAAACCTCAAAGCTGCGCGGCGACACCTGCTCGCGCAACTGCTTCACCACCGCATGCACCACTTCTTGGCGCCAGCGGCGTTCCAACGTCTCGACCGGGTCGACCGCCGCGTCCCACGACTTTGCGTCGGCCTTGGGCGCGAATCGCCGCGCCGCCCGCCGCAGCCGGCGCCGCACCAAATCGGTCGCCCGCGAACGCACGACCGAAAAGAGCCAGCTCCGAAAACGTCCCTGCTCCGGATCGTATTTGAACTCGCGTAGCGCCACGATCACCGTGCGAAACACATCCTGCACGCAATCATCCACCTCGCTCTTCGGCACTTGGCAGGCCAAGGTAAAGCGTCGAATCAACGGTCCATACAGTTCGTAAAACCGCTGCCACGCCTCCGCCGGGGCCCCTCCCGAGGCGTCCCCTGCCAGTTGCCGCTCCAAATAAACCTGCGCGGCGGCCAGCAGCGCGGCGTCGGTCACCTCGCTCACTGGGGTTGGCGTATGTGGCTCTTGCTTCGCGGCGCGCATCGTCGGTTAGCTGGTCCCTACTGGGCTTCGTCGCTGTCGTTCCACAGGCTCCCGCGGTGACAGTCAGTTTACTACGCCAGCCATCGCCAGGTCGCCAGAAGGTAGCAGATCAAGG of Pirellulales bacterium contains these proteins:
- the bcp gene encoding thioredoxin-dependent thiol peroxidase, translating into MSDWVEVGAKAPDFTLAADDGAKVKLSSLKGAPVVLYFYPKDDTPGCTRQACAFRDAEKKLQKLGATVLGVSADSLASHEKFRDKYSLNFPLLSDPDHKVAEKYGAWREKNMYGKKSMGIQRSTFLIDATGKVAKVWQRVKVDGHDEQVLAALKALASAE
- a CDS encoding sigma-70 family RNA polymerase sigma factor, which translates into the protein MRAAKQEPHTPTPVSEVTDAALLAAAQVYLERQLAGDASGGAPAEAWQRFYELYGPLIRRFTLACQVPKSEVDDCVQDVFRTVIVALREFKYDPEQGRFRSWLFSVVRSRATDLVRRRLRRAARRFAPKADAKSWDAAVDPVETLERRWRQEVVHAVVKQLREQVSPRSFEVFYLRSIKELSVAETAAKLGSTPEKVRYRHHRMVRKFRELYFLYTGEPLDAK
- the rsfS gene encoding ribosome silencing factor, which gives rise to MTSTASPVATSSYSSLELAQAAARTAEDNRGRDILVLDVRELTPIFDYFVIATGSSRRQLHAIGDEIDRVLAREYRQRRIGIEGYEGSRWILMDYGDVVVHLFDDEARDYYSLDLLWSGAKRVPVEGNPPALKAV
- the argS gene encoding arginine--tRNA ligase, whose amino-acid sequence is MNLLEEIRLRFEPALAPMATDVGALLDLIRPSQDAKFGDYQANFAMPLGKQLGRPPREIAQQIAEQVKLDDLCAGPPEIAGPGFINVRLSDTFLSSALASAFVDPRLGVPQASDPGVYIVDYSAPNVAKPMHVGHIRSTVIGDALARTLRFLGHQAIGDNHIGDWGTQFGMILYGYKNFRDEAAYREHPVAELARLYRLVNRLVEFYDARGALPELEAKLRAAEVALTQLAEPDAKKAAKEKRRLETRVVEAREALDAAQSKVTAVEADIVLDRLAKEHPQIGEAVLAETAKLHAGDAENRQLWEEFLPACEEDIHRIYRRLGVTFDESLGESFYHDRLQGVVDDLKGRGIAAPSAGAMCVFNEGYETPFLIQKQDGAYLYATTDLATIQYRMQRWRPRGALYVVDHRQGLHFEQLFATARRWGYDAIELVHVSFGTVLGDDGRPFKTRAGDTVGLEGLLDEAVSRAYEIVRANDEGKPVGAELSEPERRQVAERVGIGALKYADLSQNRTSDYVFSYDKMLAMNGNTATYMQYAYARVRSIFAKGNIDIEALRRSPGTILLTSEAERALGLEILRFPEALAAVVADYRPNQLTSYLFELANKYSTFFEQCPVLRAESDALRTSRLMLCDLTARVIQQGLALLGIEVVEKM